Proteins encoded by one window of Halosolutus gelatinilyticus:
- a CDS encoding acyl-CoA thioesterase, which translates to MFQYEWKCAWGHVDPHGIAYYPRLVNAMHRAGEEFMDDIGMAYWDIPDEHDVHLPLVAMNMDFERPVEVGDVIRISVEPDIGNKSLGMEFTASHEDGTTAYTGHEQHVCVSTADNQSCTLPEELSRAIANGVE; encoded by the coding sequence ATGTTCCAGTACGAGTGGAAGTGCGCTTGGGGACACGTAGATCCCCACGGTATCGCCTACTACCCAAGACTTGTCAACGCGATGCACCGTGCCGGTGAGGAATTCATGGACGACATTGGCATGGCGTATTGGGATATCCCGGACGAACACGATGTTCACTTGCCGCTTGTAGCGATGAACATGGACTTTGAGCGGCCGGTGGAGGTCGGCGACGTCATTCGAATCTCCGTCGAACCCGATATCGGTAACAAGAGCCTCGGAATGGAATTTACGGCCTCTCACGAAGACGGAACGACCGCGTATACCGGTCACGAACAGCACGTCTGCGTTTCGACGGCAGATAACCAGAGTTGCACGCTACCCGAGGAACTCAGCCGAGCTATCGCGAACGGAGTTGAGTAA
- a CDS encoding VOC family protein produces MIGEIDHIEIEVSDADEMTNFLKKLGYEELRTTEHHGESVELEPADGDGPIFEIHTVEGEEVPGINHIAFAVDDIEGVTEQLEAEDVDSIVGPYEVEATDRQITNFRDPDGRRFQVVADE; encoded by the coding sequence ATGATAGGAGAGATAGATCACATCGAAATCGAGGTTAGTGACGCGGACGAGATGACAAATTTTTTGAAGAAGTTAGGGTACGAAGAGCTTCGAACGACGGAACACCACGGAGAATCCGTAGAACTCGAGCCGGCGGATGGTGACGGTCCGATCTTCGAGATCCACACCGTCGAAGGCGAAGAGGTGCCCGGGATCAACCACATCGCGTTCGCCGTCGACGATATTGAAGGAGTGACCGAGCAGCTCGAGGCCGAGGATGTCGATTCGATCGTCGGCCCCTACGAGGTGGAGGCGACAGACCGGCAGATCACGAACTTCAGAGACCCCGACGGACGGCGTTTCCAGGTAGTCGCGGACGAGTAG
- a CDS encoding NAD(P)-dependent oxidoreductase, whose translation MTRAIIDQDITPTSRLTEQLPDAWNVIEGIDIEQPALGATIETADIAFVTSRVPLSRKVIQSAPELDVIAKLGTGIDSIDIEAAAECGVTVTHTPGHNALSVAEHTVGLTLATLRRLTEARRLIECDAWRDEYSLGSRLFGSTIGIVGFGNVGKRVGTLLSGFDVDLLAHDPYVHDIDSELVGASMVSLEDLLEQSDVVMLTTELTDETCGMIGKRELDCMKPSAVLINTARGPVVRNGALVDALRSGSIAGAGLDVFAEEPVDSTAEWLEFDNVVATPHISAMTLESRREGIDRLATNTKRLLAGRPVNERYVATSP comes from the coding sequence GTGACTCGAGCTATCATCGACCAAGACATTACACCGACATCGCGGCTGACGGAGCAGCTACCGGACGCATGGAACGTGATCGAAGGAATCGATATCGAACAGCCAGCACTGGGGGCAACGATCGAGACGGCCGACATCGCATTCGTTACCTCTCGCGTCCCCCTCTCTCGTAAGGTGATCCAGAGCGCCCCGGAGCTGGATGTGATCGCGAAGCTGGGAACCGGCATCGATTCGATCGATATCGAAGCGGCCGCCGAGTGTGGCGTCACGGTTACTCATACGCCGGGACACAACGCGCTCTCGGTGGCGGAACACACCGTCGGATTGACCCTCGCAACGCTGCGCCGACTGACGGAAGCGCGCCGTCTCATCGAATGCGATGCGTGGCGCGACGAGTACTCGCTCGGCTCTCGGCTCTTCGGGTCGACCATCGGTATCGTCGGATTCGGCAATGTCGGAAAGCGAGTCGGGACCCTCCTCTCGGGTTTCGACGTCGATCTCCTCGCTCACGATCCCTACGTGCATGATATCGATAGCGAACTGGTAGGTGCGAGCATGGTCTCGCTCGAAGATCTCCTCGAACAGAGCGACGTCGTCATGCTGACGACGGAACTGACCGACGAGACTTGTGGGATGATCGGTAAGAGGGAACTCGATTGCATGAAACCGTCCGCCGTGCTCATCAATACGGCTCGCGGACCCGTCGTCCGTAACGGTGCGCTTGTAGACGCACTCCGGTCGGGTTCGATCGCAGGGGCCGGTTTGGATGTCTTTGCCGAGGAACCGGTTGACTCGACCGCCGAGTGGCTGGAGTTCGACAACGTCGTTGCGACGCCACACATCTCTGCGATGACGCTCGAGAGTCGACGGGAGGGGATCGATCGGCTTGCGACGAACACAAAGCGACTCCTCGCAGGAAGGCCGGTCAACGAGCGCTACGTCGCGACGTCGCCTTGA
- a CDS encoding ABC transporter substrate-binding protein, which produces MGVKRRNFLGTVGATVGIAGLAGCSGTSNSGVTLGLLIPSSGSFSLTGQEVRRGAEMASKHLGGEIDGMDLGFIERDTGSEPDGALEGARELVREENVDAIIGPSSSASAQSVLPYIHDQAQVPILPTQASSVDARTGDNCTEYSFFIWPSNRHTAPVGVEFIYDLPGHIDRDFNPDEVHFVSPDYALGQNNQELVEEEMAAQGGEVTGSTLVPIGTQDLSSYLAEIQDSDADVVTGVLTPDMATRLINQAADFGLAEEKILMFNSGKPVDQLTQASVGETASGWFGTTFYDPTSDSEINQAFQDLYPSDSDLLPNTSCGSGFEPVRAVATAVEQTGSTDADDLTDELSGLEWDSIFGPAMFREGDGQIELNFTGAARDGTEFLSLEEYNNVIPENSC; this is translated from the coding sequence ATGGGTGTCAAGAGGCGGAATTTTCTGGGGACCGTCGGCGCGACGGTCGGGATCGCCGGACTCGCCGGCTGCTCCGGGACGTCCAATAGCGGTGTTACCCTCGGACTGCTGATTCCGAGCAGCGGGTCGTTTTCGCTCACCGGACAGGAGGTTCGTCGCGGGGCGGAGATGGCGAGCAAGCACCTCGGCGGAGAGATCGACGGCATGGATCTCGGATTCATCGAGCGAGACACCGGATCGGAGCCCGACGGCGCCCTCGAGGGTGCACGGGAACTGGTTCGAGAGGAGAATGTCGACGCGATCATCGGACCCTCCTCGAGCGCCTCCGCGCAGTCGGTCCTCCCGTACATCCACGACCAAGCGCAGGTCCCGATCCTCCCGACGCAGGCGTCCAGCGTCGACGCTCGCACGGGGGATAACTGTACCGAGTACTCGTTTTTTATCTGGCCGAGCAACCGACACACGGCACCAGTCGGCGTCGAGTTCATCTACGACCTTCCCGGCCACATCGATCGGGACTTCAATCCGGACGAAGTGCACTTCGTCTCGCCCGATTACGCGCTCGGGCAGAACAACCAGGAGTTGGTCGAGGAAGAGATGGCCGCCCAGGGAGGGGAAGTCACCGGCTCGACGCTCGTGCCGATCGGCACACAGGACCTGTCGTCCTATCTCGCCGAGATTCAGGACAGCGATGCGGACGTCGTGACGGGCGTGCTAACCCCGGACATGGCAACCCGGCTGATCAATCAAGCGGCCGACTTCGGCCTCGCCGAGGAGAAGATACTGATGTTCAACTCGGGGAAGCCGGTCGACCAACTCACGCAGGCTAGCGTCGGCGAAACGGCCAGCGGCTGGTTCGGAACGACGTTTTACGATCCGACGAGCGACTCGGAGATCAATCAGGCCTTCCAGGACCTGTATCCGTCTGACTCGGACCTCCTCCCGAACACCTCCTGCGGCAGCGGGTTCGAACCGGTCCGGGCCGTCGCGACCGCGGTCGAGCAGACCGGATCGACGGATGCTGACGATCTGACCGACGAGCTCAGTGGTCTCGAGTGGGATTCGATCTTCGGACCTGCGATGTTCCGAGAGGGCGACGGACAGATCGAACTGAACTTCACCGGCGCAGCGAGAGACGGGACGGAGTTCCTATCGCTGGAGGAGTACAACAACGTTATCCCGGAGAACAGTTGTTGA
- a CDS encoding ABC transporter ATP-binding protein: protein MDRVTSSFDSNPGGTTEAAAGPNQSQNTVLETSGLTKEFDSLLAVNDVNFALESQEIHGLIGPNGAGKTTLVNLITGKLQPTDGTIEFKGEDIAGLSPSEIGRRGIGRSFQVVQYFPEMTVRKHFHLAVRDPTRTITSVFDRSTDHTDRIEEIAERVHLTDRLDDVAKDLSHGEKRFLDIGLVLGLDADVILFDEPAAGLNTAESEELMEIIREIRDEYTILIIEHDVELVRRLADRITVLHDGETLATGTPDEIVTNARVKEVYLGE, encoded by the coding sequence ATGGATCGCGTGACATCGTCGTTCGATTCGAACCCAGGCGGAACGACCGAGGCGGCGGCCGGTCCGAACCAGAGTCAAAACACGGTATTAGAGACGAGCGGTCTCACGAAAGAGTTCGACTCGTTACTCGCCGTCAACGACGTGAATTTCGCGCTCGAGTCGCAGGAGATTCACGGGCTCATCGGTCCCAACGGCGCCGGAAAAACAACGCTCGTCAACCTCATCACGGGCAAGTTGCAACCGACTGACGGGACGATCGAATTCAAAGGAGAAGACATCGCCGGTCTGTCGCCGTCTGAGATTGGACGACGCGGTATCGGCCGCTCCTTTCAGGTCGTCCAGTACTTTCCCGAGATGACCGTCAGGAAGCACTTTCATTTGGCCGTGCGCGATCCTACGAGGACGATAACGAGCGTCTTCGATCGGAGTACCGATCACACTGACCGCATCGAAGAGATAGCGGAACGGGTTCACTTGACGGATCGACTCGACGACGTCGCGAAAGACCTCTCGCACGGGGAGAAGCGATTTCTGGACATCGGTCTCGTCCTCGGACTCGACGCGGACGTGATTCTGTTCGACGAGCCCGCAGCGGGACTCAATACCGCCGAGTCGGAGGAACTGATGGAAATCATCAGGGAGATCCGAGACGAGTACACGATACTGATCATCGAACACGATGTCGAACTCGTCCGCCGCCTCGCCGATCGGATCACCGTCCTCCACGACGGGGAGACCCTCGCGACGGGCACCCCGGACGAGATCGTCACGAACGCTCGCGTCAAGGAGGTGTATCTAGGTGAGTGA
- a CDS encoding class I adenylate-forming enzyme family protein, translated as MHHTSTPEVPAIKDLSSIAAKNNPDKTAFGNGLDGRTVTWNKFDTQSKQAANAFNERLGQGDRVAFLCENSLEHATLWNGALKAGCTVSNLHTRASPNTLEYCIDTIRPRALVVDEETSGFFEERVREKISTDLDLVANVGDARAEYERSFDSFLADQSTTEPDVRIREDDIAAVMWTSGTTGKPKGWCHTNRGLYSRATTLVSVYDVNRSARQPHVFTPSFAAWYSVMLPALASGATTYFLDSWDPETYLRMIDEHEMTTALLVPTMWREILNLDSFDEYDVSSLRVITSAGEVLDATTLERLRENICDVVRNSYAATEAYATVMTNDELEEGRIESVGKPVPGVQIRIVDRDGSYEDVKPTGERGEIAIKAPDCPVWAWSRTEKTERVFEDGWWYSGDVGYRDEEGFLYLEGRTDFQIMSKGIKVYPSPIEERLNAHPSVEESAVVGVEDEKYGEKVTAYVHPSDPELTAVELDEWCLESDEIARMERPRTYHFVDESLPRTATGKLDRRSAKNLK; from the coding sequence ATGCATCACACTTCAACACCCGAAGTTCCGGCGATAAAGGACCTCTCGAGTATCGCCGCGAAGAACAATCCCGACAAGACCGCGTTCGGCAACGGGCTCGACGGTCGAACGGTGACGTGGAACAAGTTCGATACGCAAAGCAAACAGGCCGCGAACGCCTTCAACGAACGGCTCGGTCAAGGCGATCGAGTGGCGTTCCTCTGCGAGAACTCCCTCGAGCACGCGACGCTCTGGAACGGAGCGCTCAAGGCGGGCTGTACGGTCTCGAACCTTCACACTCGTGCCTCGCCGAATACGCTCGAGTACTGCATCGATACGATTAGACCGCGAGCGCTCGTCGTCGACGAGGAGACGTCGGGGTTCTTCGAGGAACGCGTACGGGAGAAGATCTCGACCGACCTCGATCTCGTCGCCAATGTCGGCGACGCGCGGGCTGAGTACGAGCGATCGTTCGACTCGTTTCTCGCCGATCAATCGACCACTGAACCCGACGTACGGATCCGCGAAGACGACATCGCCGCGGTGATGTGGACGTCGGGGACGACGGGGAAGCCAAAGGGTTGGTGTCACACGAACCGGGGACTGTACTCTAGGGCGACGACGCTCGTCAGCGTCTACGACGTTAATCGGTCGGCGCGACAACCGCACGTCTTCACCCCCTCGTTTGCGGCGTGGTACTCGGTCATGCTGCCAGCGCTCGCGTCCGGCGCGACCACCTACTTCCTCGACTCGTGGGACCCGGAGACGTATCTTCGGATGATCGACGAACACGAGATGACGACTGCGCTCTTGGTTCCCACGATGTGGCGGGAGATTCTCAACCTCGATTCGTTCGACGAATATGACGTGAGTTCCCTCCGGGTGATCACGTCGGCAGGAGAGGTGCTCGACGCGACGACGCTCGAGCGGTTGCGCGAGAACATCTGTGACGTCGTCCGAAACTCGTACGCGGCAACCGAGGCATATGCCACCGTGATGACGAATGATGAACTCGAGGAGGGTCGCATCGAGAGCGTCGGCAAACCGGTCCCCGGAGTACAGATCCGGATCGTAGACCGAGACGGGAGCTACGAGGACGTGAAACCGACCGGTGAAAGAGGCGAAATCGCCATTAAAGCCCCCGATTGTCCGGTTTGGGCGTGGTCACGGACCGAAAAGACCGAGCGGGTCTTCGAAGACGGCTGGTGGTACTCCGGGGATGTCGGCTACCGAGACGAGGAGGGCTTCCTCTACCTCGAAGGCCGAACTGACTTCCAGATCATGTCGAAAGGGATCAAGGTGTATCCGTCCCCCATCGAGGAGCGACTGAACGCGCATCCCAGCGTAGAGGAATCCGCGGTCGTCGGCGTTGAGGACGAAAAATACGGTGAAAAGGTTACTGCATACGTCCATCCGTCGGATCCGGAGCTCACGGCGGTGGAACTAGACGAGTGGTGCCTCGAGAGCGACGAGATTGCTCGGATGGAGCGACCACGAACGTACCACTTTGTAGACGAATCGCTACCGCGGACTGCGACGGGCAAACTCGATCGACGAAGCGCGAAGAACCTGAAGTAA
- a CDS encoding ABC transporter ATP-binding protein — protein sequence MSDLLTVRDLSAYYGESQVLFDVDIDVEKNGVIGIFGRNGMGKTTLLDSIVNRIDRKAGTIRFRGTDITDWPTHDIIRQDIAYVPEDREIYPALSVRENLEVATPKGLSDEVKAERIRTVYDRFERLEERAGQRGGTLSGGEQQMLAIGRALVTEPDLLLLDEPTEGLAPIIVDDVVSALEELAARDQAVLLVEQNITKTLPLIERGYIIEGGEIVVEGTADRLSDETLHEEYLTI from the coding sequence GTGAGTGACCTCCTGACCGTTCGCGATCTCTCGGCGTACTACGGCGAGAGTCAAGTCCTGTTCGACGTCGATATCGACGTCGAGAAGAACGGCGTGATCGGAATCTTCGGTCGGAACGGAATGGGCAAGACGACGCTGTTGGACAGCATCGTCAACCGGATCGACAGGAAAGCGGGGACGATTCGATTTCGCGGAACCGATATCACGGACTGGCCCACTCACGACATCATCCGCCAAGACATCGCCTACGTCCCCGAGGATCGGGAGATCTATCCGGCCCTTTCCGTTCGCGAAAATCTCGAGGTCGCGACGCCGAAAGGGCTCTCGGACGAGGTGAAAGCGGAGCGGATACGGACCGTGTACGATCGGTTCGAGCGATTGGAAGAACGAGCCGGACAGCGAGGGGGGACGCTCAGCGGCGGCGAGCAACAGATGCTTGCTATCGGACGGGCGCTCGTCACGGAACCGGATCTGTTACTCCTCGACGAACCGACTGAGGGGCTAGCTCCGATCATCGTCGACGACGTCGTCAGCGCGCTCGAAGAGTTGGCTGCTCGGGACCAAGCGGTATTGCTGGTCGAGCAAAACATCACGAAGACGCTGCCGCTCATCGAGCGCGGATACATCATCGAGGGTGGAGAGATCGTCGTTGAAGGGACAGCAGACCGACTCAGCGACGAAACGCTCCACGAGGAGTATCTGACCATTTGA
- a CDS encoding VOC family protein: protein MSEPELARLGHVALETPDLDESMAFFHDAVGLEVVDREETTAYLRAADEFDHHSLILSESESAGVSHIGWQTREPEHVSAFADRLTEQGIDVTWIGAGDELGQGEAIRFRTRNGHEFEIYYEMEKPDPPEERRSRLRNRVYSPTETNPIAPRDIDHVQIWDPDVVRISEWLQETLGFEVHEYYDLEDGSRWGTWLSAGGCKIDVAIIRDDDADVASFNHVAYTVDNANALFDAYDAMKERELPVDGLGQHSVSRGKFCYTRDPVTDHRIEFSDGGYVVFDPNWEPIAWNETDLEERQWIGGFDGLESVRY, encoded by the coding sequence ATGTCGGAACCAGAACTGGCTCGACTAGGCCACGTCGCGCTCGAGACACCGGACCTCGACGAATCGATGGCGTTCTTCCACGACGCGGTCGGCCTCGAAGTGGTCGATCGGGAGGAGACAACGGCGTATCTCCGCGCAGCCGACGAGTTCGATCATCACTCGCTGATCCTCTCCGAGAGCGAGTCAGCGGGGGTGAGTCACATAGGATGGCAGACTCGGGAACCGGAACACGTGAGCGCGTTCGCCGACCGACTCACCGAGCAGGGGATCGACGTGACTTGGATCGGCGCAGGTGACGAACTCGGTCAGGGAGAAGCGATCCGGTTTCGAACGCGAAACGGACACGAGTTTGAGATCTATTACGAGATGGAAAAACCCGATCCGCCGGAAGAGCGGCGATCGCGCCTCAGAAATCGCGTATACTCGCCTACGGAAACGAATCCGATCGCACCACGGGATATCGATCACGTCCAGATATGGGACCCAGATGTGGTCCGGATCTCGGAGTGGCTGCAGGAGACTCTCGGGTTCGAGGTCCACGAGTACTACGACCTCGAGGACGGGTCGCGGTGGGGGACATGGCTCAGCGCCGGGGGTTGTAAGATCGACGTCGCGATTATCCGGGACGACGACGCAGACGTCGCGTCGTTCAACCACGTCGCCTACACCGTTGACAATGCGAACGCGCTGTTCGACGCGTACGATGCGATGAAAGAGCGGGAGCTCCCCGTCGACGGTCTCGGTCAGCACTCCGTCTCGAGGGGGAAATTCTGCTACACGAGGGATCCCGTTACCGACCACCGGATCGAGTTCAGCGACGGCGGATACGTCGTCTTCGATCCCAACTGGGAACCGATCGCGTGGAACGAGACCGATCTAGAAGAGCGGCAGTGGATCGGCGGGTTCGACGGCTTGGAGTCCGTTCGGTACTGA
- a CDS encoding HpcH/HpaI aldolase family protein yields MDQRNSLRERIENGDVVYGARASTFSPTIVEIYGELGIDFVWLDFEHMGPSPYDSTVFEELTRAAEVGGIDLFVRLPSGDPPLVRKVLDAGVRNLLIPRVDTADEIRAAVEASRFVYEGEPGERGMASGRSRTWGFTDDYVATEDDEVCVGAMIEKTTAIDELEGILSVSDLGFVFVGPSDLSVQMGHPTNKNHPDVRGQIEEIEAACRSAGVPMGRIENEPDAIEAAVEDGYQIIRMGGDLSSIRSTLEERLRRISR; encoded by the coding sequence ATGGACCAGCGAAACAGCTTGCGAGAACGGATCGAGAACGGAGACGTTGTCTACGGAGCGCGCGCTTCGACGTTTTCCCCGACGATCGTCGAGATCTACGGGGAGCTAGGGATCGACTTCGTGTGGTTGGACTTCGAGCACATGGGCCCAAGTCCGTACGATAGCACGGTTTTCGAGGAACTCACACGCGCCGCAGAGGTCGGCGGAATCGACCTGTTCGTTCGACTTCCGTCGGGCGATCCGCCGCTCGTCCGAAAGGTGCTCGATGCGGGCGTGCGGAACCTCCTCATCCCGCGCGTGGACACCGCCGACGAGATCCGAGCGGCAGTGGAAGCGAGCCGCTTCGTCTACGAGGGTGAACCAGGCGAGCGGGGAATGGCTAGCGGTCGATCCCGGACCTGGGGTTTCACCGACGACTACGTGGCGACAGAAGACGACGAGGTCTGCGTCGGCGCGATGATCGAGAAGACCACCGCGATCGACGAGCTTGAGGGAATCCTCTCCGTCTCGGACCTCGGGTTCGTCTTCGTCGGCCCCTCCGACCTGTCAGTGCAGATGGGGCATCCGACGAACAAGAATCATCCCGACGTGAGGGGCCAAATCGAAGAGATTGAGGCCGCTTGTCGTTCGGCCGGCGTTCCGATGGGCAGGATCGAGAACGAGCCGGACGCCATCGAGGCGGCGGTCGAAGACGGTTATCAGATTATTCGAATGGGCGGTGACCTTAGTTCGATCCGTTCGACGCTTGAGGAGCGGCTCCGGCGGATCTCCCGGTGA
- a CDS encoding branched-chain amino acid ABC transporter permease, whose product MMYYVQFISPDQFITYFLNGLSEGMILFLVASGLTLIFGLVGLINFAHGGMLALGGYMTMVILQRTGSFWVSLIVAMLLIAAVGLALERTIIHRVYEKPLLGFLGTFGIGLVIEELISYRFGDQSYSISAPLSGGVEVFGVSYPRYRIFVIFIGATTALLIGALLTRTRLGLEVHATANKPSTAEILGVDSTKVYTLTFVLGTALAALAGGLTAPVTSVSPGIGMEYMTMAFLVIIVGGMGSFKGSFFVSMIVGQINAFGWLFLEQTYVQILIFISAMIFILFKPHGFFGKPEVFE is encoded by the coding sequence ATGATGTACTACGTTCAGTTCATCTCCCCGGACCAATTCATCACGTACTTTCTGAACGGTCTCAGCGAGGGAATGATCCTCTTCCTCGTCGCTAGCGGTCTCACGCTGATCTTCGGACTGGTCGGGCTAATCAACTTCGCACACGGCGGGATGCTCGCGTTAGGGGGATACATGACGATGGTCATCCTCCAGCGAACCGGTAGCTTCTGGGTGAGCCTGATTGTGGCGATGCTGCTCATCGCGGCGGTAGGTCTGGCTCTCGAGCGAACGATTATCCATCGCGTCTACGAGAAACCGCTCCTCGGGTTTCTCGGCACGTTCGGAATAGGATTGGTCATCGAGGAGCTGATATCGTACCGGTTCGGAGATCAATCGTACAGCATCTCGGCGCCACTCTCCGGCGGGGTAGAGGTATTCGGCGTCAGTTACCCCCGTTATCGGATCTTCGTGATCTTCATCGGTGCGACTACCGCGTTGCTCATCGGAGCATTACTCACGCGGACGCGGCTCGGGTTGGAGGTGCACGCGACAGCGAACAAGCCGTCCACGGCTGAGATCCTCGGTGTTGATTCGACGAAGGTGTACACGTTAACCTTCGTCCTCGGAACGGCGCTGGCCGCGCTCGCGGGCGGGCTCACGGCACCAGTTACGTCGGTGTCGCCCGGAATCGGGATGGAGTACATGACCATGGCCTTCCTCGTCATTATCGTCGGCGGGATGGGGAGTTTTAAAGGGTCGTTCTTCGTGAGCATGATCGTTGGACAAATCAACGCGTTTGGATGGTTGTTCCTCGAGCAAACCTACGTCCAAATACTGATATTCATTAGCGCCATGATTTTCATCCTGTTCAAACCACACGGGTTCTTTGGAAAACCGGAGGTATTCGAATGA
- a CDS encoding VOC family protein, with translation MLGEIDHIEIEASDAEEIADFLKKLGYEELRTTEHHGESFELEPAAGDGPIFEIHTVEGEEVPGINHIAFAVDDIEDVTDRLEEADVDSIVGPYDVEATGRTITNFRDPDGRRFQVVADND, from the coding sequence GTGCTTGGGGAAATCGATCACATCGAGATAGAAGCGAGTGACGCCGAAGAAATAGCGGACTTCCTGAAGAAGCTCGGATACGAGGAGCTTCGAACGACGGAACACCACGGGGAATCGTTCGAACTCGAACCTGCGGCCGGCGACGGTCCGATCTTCGAGATCCACACCGTCGAAGGCGAAGAGGTGCCCGGGATCAACCACATCGCGTTCGCCGTCGACGACATCGAGGATGTGACTGACCGGCTCGAAGAAGCCGACGTCGATTCGATCGTGGGTCCCTACGACGTCGAAGCAACCGGTCGCACGATCACGAACTTCCGCGATCCCGACGGGCGTCGCTTCCAGGTCGTCGCGGACAACGACTGA
- a CDS encoding branched-chain amino acid ABC transporter permease yields the protein MERVRGYLGHDPRRLVLPIATFGLLVLPIVSPNDVSIATQALLFGLFAISVDIALGYTGLLTLAPAAFFGIGGYSLAKIVVDYGGSFWLGFPVAIVVAAVTALLIGYTPIKQRISMVYFALFTLAFGVIAYDFVYVTTSFTGGSNGLAFISPPTVFGVDLSDLVAYYYFTLLVVAVVAGGLYLLLRSDYGDVLHATRQNELRMRYLGYNTDREKLIVWILSAVVSSIAGAVYVASIGIASPSIMSFALTGEVLIWVVVGGAGTFAGPFFAAFALTFLENSLGSLWAEGYLLVLGILFVAFVFLFPEGIVGRFWDESK from the coding sequence GTGGAGCGCGTACGGGGGTACCTCGGACACGATCCTCGTCGGTTGGTGCTACCGATCGCTACCTTCGGATTACTGGTCCTCCCGATCGTCAGTCCAAACGATGTCAGCATCGCCACACAAGCGCTACTCTTCGGCTTGTTCGCCATCTCGGTCGACATCGCCTTGGGCTATACGGGCCTCCTCACCCTCGCTCCGGCGGCATTCTTCGGAATCGGGGGGTACTCCCTCGCGAAAATAGTCGTCGACTACGGCGGCTCGTTCTGGCTCGGATTCCCCGTCGCGATCGTCGTCGCGGCTGTCACCGCACTTCTCATCGGATACACCCCGATCAAACAGCGGATCAGCATGGTCTACTTCGCACTGTTCACGTTAGCGTTCGGCGTTATCGCGTACGATTTCGTCTACGTCACGACGTCGTTCACCGGTGGATCGAACGGTCTCGCGTTCATTTCGCCGCCGACCGTCTTTGGCGTCGACCTGAGCGACTTGGTCGCGTACTACTACTTCACGCTCTTAGTGGTCGCCGTCGTCGCGGGGGGACTATATCTCTTGCTTCGTTCAGACTACGGCGACGTCCTCCATGCGACACGGCAGAACGAACTTCGGATGCGCTATCTCGGCTACAACACCGACCGGGAGAAACTGATAGTGTGGATCCTCTCCGCCGTCGTTTCGTCCATCGCGGGCGCCGTGTACGTCGCGTCTATCGGTATCGCCTCGCCGTCTATCATGTCGTTTGCGCTCACCGGCGAGGTCCTTATCTGGGTCGTCGTAGGGGGCGCCGGCACCTTCGCCGGCCCCTTCTTCGCGGCATTCGCCCTGACGTTCCTAGAGAACAGTCTCGGTAGTCTCTGGGCAGAGGGTTACCTACTCGTCCTTGGGATTCTCTTCGTCGCGTTCGTGTTCCTCTTTCCCGAGGGGATCGTGGGTCGATTCTGGGATGAGAGCAAGTGA